A genomic region of Antennarius striatus isolate MH-2024 chromosome 16, ASM4005453v1, whole genome shotgun sequence contains the following coding sequences:
- the LOC137610132 gene encoding uncharacterized protein isoform X2: MCVKYTLLLVLILISLSHVKGHYHWSGYRFCGHMSKFCPPVCGANGVSYDNVCELWKDASSGDGILHRMKLSINIQLHLNFLHNFLLTPTCRTSRLLLNTMCVKYTLLLVLILISLSHVKGRYHWCRFGFRVHISRLCKPVCGTNGVSYDNFSELWKDSRSSKKEIKILKYGKC; the protein is encoded by the exons ATGTGTGTAAAATACACTCTGCTGTTGGTCCTCATTTTGATCTCTCTCTCAC ATGTCAAAGGACACTATCACTGG AGTGGATATCGATTCTGTGGTCACATGTCAAAGTTCTGCCCACCCGTGTGTGGGGCCAACGGGGTCAGCTACGATAACGTCTGTGAGCTGTGGAAGGATGCCAG TAGCGGAGATGGAATACTTCACAGGATGAAACTGTCAATAAATATTCAGCTACATCTGAACTTTCTCCACAACTTTCTTCTGACACCAACCTGCAGGACGTCCCGTCTGCTG CTGAACACGATGTGTGTAAAATACACTCTGCTGTTGGTCCTCATTTTGATCTCTCTCTCAC ATGTCAAAGGACGCTATCACTGG TGTAGATTTGGATTCCGTGTTCACATATCAAGGCTCTGTAAACCCGTGTGTGGGACCAACGGGGTCAGCTACGATAACTTCAGTGAGCTGTGGAAGGATTCCAG ATCATCTAAAAAGGAGatcaaaatattgaaatatggaaaatgctga
- the LOC137610106 gene encoding uncharacterized protein isoform X2, which translates to MSDVSLFDLLNLSIGTPQSGTVNFSALHALLHAILRQLDIREMKTGWKDTPPGDGHPDAAVGVTAIRGEQEELQPGSERQEPVASSPSPTPSSGAPGERQWRLRVQTCEEDVSKMVDAQAETVIAVTTCCRRVDALEEAVLSLKDAVQKLPEELSECVKWDVLQAALLRDGGRLQEEVVSSGGVDPASHTPLNIFTCHTRTPSPPRHVEDADRPDTPTSSSASGRILSNQEVTEASGEPQVSHPDAGGMADWTPLSREGSERYPETVEALRSIGTLKEKFDGLEARLAELEERNVEQSQLEDLRELISNQGSQAALKDLEDQLQQQRAVIEGVTSEQERNLELVNDGRKMMLQLQAECEKLHESTRCLREDSRQRQSLLEKADKSALDSKVSRLQFDSVTDQLSSMFHELLNKVTGQEQDWHQVIDRLSTEMACKLNRIELDSMKKQLEGRWRDIHQKLQAQGAPELEDAAALRKQLVDRFHCLSCDRPVVKYSPGPQVVTLPSSPGFPAHKSIRPFTVYALEQFRQHYRSERLPEPADYSHVTITRSCGGSHTITPAGQRRSGLQSMKHQTEVDGTTQSEEIDIIGLDGHIYKGRLNAPVLKNAETKLPTIPSKDGSSKAKDRNKSYKPAASPEAGLSGLHPISAKSAHCSRSASSSSGRDWPVSALGCTSHSSFTQASAAAWSNAEADQ; encoded by the exons ATGTCGGACGTCAGTTTGTTTGACTTGTTGAACTTGTCCATCGGGACGCCTCAGAGTGGGACCGTGAACTTCAGCGCCCTCCACGCGTTGCTCCACGCCATCCTGAGACAGCTGGACATCCGGGAGATGAAGACCGGGTGGAAGGACACTCCTCCCGGCGACGGGCATCCTGATGCTGCGGTAGGTGTGACCGCGATCCGcggggagcaggaggagcttCAGCCGGGCTCAGAGCGGCAGGAGCCGGTAGCGTCCTCCCCATCTCCCACCCCTTCCTCCGGCGCCCCGGGTGAAAGGCAGTGGAGGCTCCGCGTCCAAACCTGCGAGGAGGACGTGTCCAAg ATGGTCGACGCTCAGGCGGAGACGGTCATCGCGGTGACAACGTGCTGCCGCCGTGTGGACGCCCTGGAGGAAGCTGTG ctctcCCTGAAGGACGCCGTCCAGAAACTCCCGGAGGAGCTGAGCGAGTGCGTGAAGTGGGACGTCCTGCAGGCGGCGCTGCTGAGGGACGGGGGGCGTCTTCAGGAG GAAGTTGTGAGTTCAGGGGGCGTCGATccagcctcacacacacctttgaACATCTTCACTTGTCACACCAGAACGCCCTCACCCCCCCGACACGTGGAGGATGCCGACCGACCGGACACGCCCACGTCTTCGTCGGCTTCTGGACGGATCCTGAGTAACCAGGAAGTGACGGAGGCCTCGGGCGAGCCGCAGGTGAGTCATCCTGATGCAGGCGGGATGGCTGACTGGACACCCCTCTCAAGGGAGGGGTCAGAGCGCTACCCGGAGACGGTGGAGGCCCTCAGGAGCATCGGGACCCTGAAGGAGAAGTTTGACGGGCTGGAAGCCCGACTTGCGGAGCTGGAGGAAAGAAACGTAGAGCAGTCACAGCTGGAAGACCTCAGAGAGCTCATCAGTAACCAGG GTTCTCAGGCGGCGCTGAAGGACCTGGAAgatcagctgcagcagcagagagccGTCATAGAAGGTGTGACGAGCGAGCAGGAAAGG aacCTGGAGCTGGTGAACGACGGGAGGAAGatgatgctgcagctgcaggcGGAGTGTGAGAAGCTGCATGAGAGCACCAGATGTTTGCGTGAGGACAGCAGGCAGAGGCAGAGCCTCCTGGAG AAGGCGGATAAATCCGCTCTGGACAGCAAAGTGAGCCGCCTGCAGTTCGACTCGGTCACCGATCAGCTGAGCTCCATGTTCCATGAGCTGCTGAACAAGGTGACCGGCCAGGAGCAGGACTGGCACCAGGTCATCGACCGGCTGTCTACTGAGATGGCGTGTAAG ctgaaCAGGATCGAGCTGGACTCCATGAAGAAGCAGCTGGAGGGCCGCTGGAGGGACATCCACCAGAAGCTCCAGGCCCAAGGAGCGCCAGAGCTCGAGGACGCCGCCGCGCTCAGGAA ACAGCTGGTGGACAGATTCCACTGCTTGTCCTGCGATCGACCCGTCGTGAAGTACAGCCCCGGCCC GCAGGTGGTGACGCTGCCGTCCTCACCTGGGTTCCCTGCTCACAAGTCCATCCGGCCGTTCACTGTCTACGCCCTAGAGCAGTTCCGGCAGCACTACAGGAG CGAGCGTCTCCCCGAGCCGGCCGACTACAGTCACGTGACCATCACACGCAGCTGCGGGGGGAGTCACACCATCACCCCCGCCGGCCAGCGGCGCAGCGGCCTGCAATCCATGAAGCATCAGACGGAGGTGGACGGCACGACACAG TCAGAGGAAATTGACATCATCGGTCTGGACGGCCACATTTACAAAGGTCGTCTGAACGCCCCCGTCCTGAAGAATGCAGAAACCAAACTTCCCACAATTCCATCGAAAGAcg GTTCGTCCAAAGctaaagacagaaacaagtcatacaaaccagctgcttctccagaggCGGGGCTTAGCGGCCTTCATCCAATCAGTGCCAAGAGCGCCCATTGCAGCCGCTCAG CCTCCAGCAGCTCAGGCCGTGATTGGCCAGTTTCCGCTCTGGGCTGCACCTCCCACAGCTCCTTCACTCAGGCTTCGGCTGCTGCATGGAGCAACGCAGAGGCCGACCAGTAG
- the LOC137610106 gene encoding glutamine-rich protein 2-like isoform X3: protein MVDAQAETVIAVTTCCRRVDALEEAVLSLKDAVQKLPEELSECVKWDVLQAALLRDGGRLQEEVVSSGGVDPASHTPLNIFTCHTRTPSPPRHVEDADRPDTPTSSSASGRILSNQEVTEASGEPQVSHPDAGGMADWTPLSREGSERYPETVEALRSIGTLKEKFDGLEARLAELEERNVEQSQLEDLRELISNQGSQAALKDLEDQLQQQRAVIEGVTSEQERNLELVNDGRKMMLQLQAECEKLHESTRCLREDSRQRQSLLEKLFQTMEQLEDKKADKQLVESEIKADKSALDSKVSRLQFDSVTDQLSSMFHELLNKVTGQEQDWHQVIDRLSTEMACKLNRIELDSMKKQLEGRWRDIHQKLQAQGAPELEDAAALRKQLVDRFHCLSCDRPVVKYSPGPQVVTLPSSPGFPAHKSIRPFTVYALEQFRQHYRSERLPEPADYSHVTITRSCGGSHTITPAGQRRSGLQSMKHQTEVDGTTQSEEIDIIGLDGHIYKGRLNAPVLKNAETKLPTIPSKDGSSKAKDRNKSYKPAASPEAGLSGLHPISAKSAHCSRSASSSSGRDWPVSALGCTSHSSFTQASAAAWSNAEADQ, encoded by the exons ATGGTCGACGCTCAGGCGGAGACGGTCATCGCGGTGACAACGTGCTGCCGCCGTGTGGACGCCCTGGAGGAAGCTGTG ctctcCCTGAAGGACGCCGTCCAGAAACTCCCGGAGGAGCTGAGCGAGTGCGTGAAGTGGGACGTCCTGCAGGCGGCGCTGCTGAGGGACGGGGGGCGTCTTCAGGAG GAAGTTGTGAGTTCAGGGGGCGTCGATccagcctcacacacacctttgaACATCTTCACTTGTCACACCAGAACGCCCTCACCCCCCCGACACGTGGAGGATGCCGACCGACCGGACACGCCCACGTCTTCGTCGGCTTCTGGACGGATCCTGAGTAACCAGGAAGTGACGGAGGCCTCGGGCGAGCCGCAGGTGAGTCATCCTGATGCAGGCGGGATGGCTGACTGGACACCCCTCTCAAGGGAGGGGTCAGAGCGCTACCCGGAGACGGTGGAGGCCCTCAGGAGCATCGGGACCCTGAAGGAGAAGTTTGACGGGCTGGAAGCCCGACTTGCGGAGCTGGAGGAAAGAAACGTAGAGCAGTCACAGCTGGAAGACCTCAGAGAGCTCATCAGTAACCAGG GTTCTCAGGCGGCGCTGAAGGACCTGGAAgatcagctgcagcagcagagagccGTCATAGAAGGTGTGACGAGCGAGCAGGAAAGG aacCTGGAGCTGGTGAACGACGGGAGGAAGatgatgctgcagctgcaggcGGAGTGTGAGAAGCTGCATGAGAGCACCAGATGTTTGCGTGAGGACAGCAGGCAGAGGCAGAGCCTCCTGGAG AAACTCTTCCAGACgatggagcagctggaggacaaGAAGGCCGACAAACAGCTGGTGGAGAGCGAGATC AAGGCGGATAAATCCGCTCTGGACAGCAAAGTGAGCCGCCTGCAGTTCGACTCGGTCACCGATCAGCTGAGCTCCATGTTCCATGAGCTGCTGAACAAGGTGACCGGCCAGGAGCAGGACTGGCACCAGGTCATCGACCGGCTGTCTACTGAGATGGCGTGTAAG ctgaaCAGGATCGAGCTGGACTCCATGAAGAAGCAGCTGGAGGGCCGCTGGAGGGACATCCACCAGAAGCTCCAGGCCCAAGGAGCGCCAGAGCTCGAGGACGCCGCCGCGCTCAGGAA ACAGCTGGTGGACAGATTCCACTGCTTGTCCTGCGATCGACCCGTCGTGAAGTACAGCCCCGGCCC GCAGGTGGTGACGCTGCCGTCCTCACCTGGGTTCCCTGCTCACAAGTCCATCCGGCCGTTCACTGTCTACGCCCTAGAGCAGTTCCGGCAGCACTACAGGAG CGAGCGTCTCCCCGAGCCGGCCGACTACAGTCACGTGACCATCACACGCAGCTGCGGGGGGAGTCACACCATCACCCCCGCCGGCCAGCGGCGCAGCGGCCTGCAATCCATGAAGCATCAGACGGAGGTGGACGGCACGACACAG TCAGAGGAAATTGACATCATCGGTCTGGACGGCCACATTTACAAAGGTCGTCTGAACGCCCCCGTCCTGAAGAATGCAGAAACCAAACTTCCCACAATTCCATCGAAAGAcg GTTCGTCCAAAGctaaagacagaaacaagtcatacaaaccagctgcttctccagaggCGGGGCTTAGCGGCCTTCATCCAATCAGTGCCAAGAGCGCCCATTGCAGCCGCTCAG CCTCCAGCAGCTCAGGCCGTGATTGGCCAGTTTCCGCTCTGGGCTGCACCTCCCACAGCTCCTTCACTCAGGCTTCGGCTGCTGCATGGAGCAACGCAGAGGCCGACCAGTAG
- the srsf2b gene encoding serine/arginine-rich splicing factor 2b, whose translation MSYGRAPPDVDGMTSLKVDNLTYRTNPETLRRVFDKYGRVGDVYIPRDRYTKESRGFAFVRFFDKRDAEDAMDAMDGALLDGRELRVQMARYGRPPDSYYGGGRRGGGGGGGGPPRRYSGRRSRSYSPSPRRRRRSRSRSRSRSHSRSRSRHSKSRSRSYSRSKSHSPKSKKSKAKSQSRSRSRSRSRSRTPASKRGSRSRSKSQSKSAAENGGRSP comes from the exons ATGAGTTACGGCCGAGCCCCGCCGGACGTGGACGGCATGACGTCCCTCAAAGTGGACAACCTGACCTACCGAACCAACCCGGAGACGCTCCGCCGCGTGTTCGACAAGTACGGCCGGGTGGGGGACGTGTACATCCCCCGGGACCGCTACACGAAGGAGAGCCGCGGCTTCGCCTTCGTGCGGTTCTTCGACAAACGGGACGCGGAGGACGCGATGGACGCCATGGACGGCGCGCTGCTGGACGGGCGGGAGCTGCGCGTCCAGATGGCCCGGTACGGGCGGCCCCCCGACTCCTACTACGGTGGAGGACGgagaggaggcggcggcggaggtGGAGGGCCCCCCCGGAGGTACAGCGGCCGCCGGAGCCGGAG CTACTCCCCCAGCCCGAGGCGCCGGCGGCGCAGCAGGTCTCGCAGCAGGAGCCGTTCCCATTCTCGGAGCCGGTCCCGCCACAGCaagtccaggtccaggtcctaCTCCCGATCCAAGTCCCATTCTCCCAAGAGCAAGAAGAGCAAGGCCAAGTCCCAGTCCCGCTCtagatccagatccaggtccagaAGCCGCACCCCGGCCTCCAAAAGAGGCTCCAGGTCCAGATCTAAAAGCCAGTCCAAGTCAGCAGCAGAGAATGGAGGCAGATCCCCGTAG
- the LOC137610132 gene encoding uncharacterized protein isoform X1, producing MDEGVSVQIMAVSHFVSLTWITLVSLISSGDGILHRMKLSINIQLHLNLLHNFLLTPTCRTSRLLLNTMCVKYTLLLVLILISLSHVKGHYHWSGYRFCGHMSKFCPPVCGANGVSYDNVCELWKDASSGDGILHRMKLSINIQLHLNFLHNFLLTPTCRTSRLLLNTMCVKYTLLLVLILISLSHVKGRYHWCRFGFRVHISRLCKPVCGTNGVSYDNFSELWKDSRSSKKEIKILKYGKC from the exons atggatgaagGTGTGTCAGTACAAATAATGGCTGTGTCCCATTTTGTTAGTTTGACTTGGATTACTCTGGTATCATTGATCAGTAGTGGAGATGGAATACTTCACAGGATGAAACTGTCAATAAATATTCAGCTACATCTGAACTTACTCCACAACTTTCTTCTGACACCAACCTGCAGGACGTCCCGTCTGCTG CTGAACACGATGTGTGTAAAATACACTCTGCTGTTGGTCCTCATTTTGATCTCTCTCTCAC ATGTCAAAGGACACTATCACTGG AGTGGATATCGATTCTGTGGTCACATGTCAAAGTTCTGCCCACCCGTGTGTGGGGCCAACGGGGTCAGCTACGATAACGTCTGTGAGCTGTGGAAGGATGCCAG TAGCGGAGATGGAATACTTCACAGGATGAAACTGTCAATAAATATTCAGCTACATCTGAACTTTCTCCACAACTTTCTTCTGACACCAACCTGCAGGACGTCCCGTCTGCTG CTGAACACGATGTGTGTAAAATACACTCTGCTGTTGGTCCTCATTTTGATCTCTCTCTCAC ATGTCAAAGGACGCTATCACTGG TGTAGATTTGGATTCCGTGTTCACATATCAAGGCTCTGTAAACCCGTGTGTGGGACCAACGGGGTCAGCTACGATAACTTCAGTGAGCTGTGGAAGGATTCCAG ATCATCTAAAAAGGAGatcaaaatattgaaatatggaaaatgctga
- the LOC137610106 gene encoding golgin subfamily A member 6-like protein 2 isoform X1, producing the protein MSDVSLFDLLNLSIGTPQSGTVNFSALHALLHAILRQLDIREMKTGWKDTPPGDGHPDAAVGVTAIRGEQEELQPGSERQEPVASSPSPTPSSGAPGERQWRLRVQTCEEDVSKMVDAQAETVIAVTTCCRRVDALEEAVLSLKDAVQKLPEELSECVKWDVLQAALLRDGGRLQEEVVSSGGVDPASHTPLNIFTCHTRTPSPPRHVEDADRPDTPTSSSASGRILSNQEVTEASGEPQVSHPDAGGMADWTPLSREGSERYPETVEALRSIGTLKEKFDGLEARLAELEERNVEQSQLEDLRELISNQGSQAALKDLEDQLQQQRAVIEGVTSEQERNLELVNDGRKMMLQLQAECEKLHESTRCLREDSRQRQSLLEKLFQTMEQLEDKKADKQLVESEIKADKSALDSKVSRLQFDSVTDQLSSMFHELLNKVTGQEQDWHQVIDRLSTEMACKLNRIELDSMKKQLEGRWRDIHQKLQAQGAPELEDAAALRKQLVDRFHCLSCDRPVVKYSPGPQVVTLPSSPGFPAHKSIRPFTVYALEQFRQHYRSERLPEPADYSHVTITRSCGGSHTITPAGQRRSGLQSMKHQTEVDGTTQSEEIDIIGLDGHIYKGRLNAPVLKNAETKLPTIPSKDGSSKAKDRNKSYKPAASPEAGLSGLHPISAKSAHCSRSASSSSGRDWPVSALGCTSHSSFTQASAAAWSNAEADQ; encoded by the exons ATGTCGGACGTCAGTTTGTTTGACTTGTTGAACTTGTCCATCGGGACGCCTCAGAGTGGGACCGTGAACTTCAGCGCCCTCCACGCGTTGCTCCACGCCATCCTGAGACAGCTGGACATCCGGGAGATGAAGACCGGGTGGAAGGACACTCCTCCCGGCGACGGGCATCCTGATGCTGCGGTAGGTGTGACCGCGATCCGcggggagcaggaggagcttCAGCCGGGCTCAGAGCGGCAGGAGCCGGTAGCGTCCTCCCCATCTCCCACCCCTTCCTCCGGCGCCCCGGGTGAAAGGCAGTGGAGGCTCCGCGTCCAAACCTGCGAGGAGGACGTGTCCAAg ATGGTCGACGCTCAGGCGGAGACGGTCATCGCGGTGACAACGTGCTGCCGCCGTGTGGACGCCCTGGAGGAAGCTGTG ctctcCCTGAAGGACGCCGTCCAGAAACTCCCGGAGGAGCTGAGCGAGTGCGTGAAGTGGGACGTCCTGCAGGCGGCGCTGCTGAGGGACGGGGGGCGTCTTCAGGAG GAAGTTGTGAGTTCAGGGGGCGTCGATccagcctcacacacacctttgaACATCTTCACTTGTCACACCAGAACGCCCTCACCCCCCCGACACGTGGAGGATGCCGACCGACCGGACACGCCCACGTCTTCGTCGGCTTCTGGACGGATCCTGAGTAACCAGGAAGTGACGGAGGCCTCGGGCGAGCCGCAGGTGAGTCATCCTGATGCAGGCGGGATGGCTGACTGGACACCCCTCTCAAGGGAGGGGTCAGAGCGCTACCCGGAGACGGTGGAGGCCCTCAGGAGCATCGGGACCCTGAAGGAGAAGTTTGACGGGCTGGAAGCCCGACTTGCGGAGCTGGAGGAAAGAAACGTAGAGCAGTCACAGCTGGAAGACCTCAGAGAGCTCATCAGTAACCAGG GTTCTCAGGCGGCGCTGAAGGACCTGGAAgatcagctgcagcagcagagagccGTCATAGAAGGTGTGACGAGCGAGCAGGAAAGG aacCTGGAGCTGGTGAACGACGGGAGGAAGatgatgctgcagctgcaggcGGAGTGTGAGAAGCTGCATGAGAGCACCAGATGTTTGCGTGAGGACAGCAGGCAGAGGCAGAGCCTCCTGGAG AAACTCTTCCAGACgatggagcagctggaggacaaGAAGGCCGACAAACAGCTGGTGGAGAGCGAGATC AAGGCGGATAAATCCGCTCTGGACAGCAAAGTGAGCCGCCTGCAGTTCGACTCGGTCACCGATCAGCTGAGCTCCATGTTCCATGAGCTGCTGAACAAGGTGACCGGCCAGGAGCAGGACTGGCACCAGGTCATCGACCGGCTGTCTACTGAGATGGCGTGTAAG ctgaaCAGGATCGAGCTGGACTCCATGAAGAAGCAGCTGGAGGGCCGCTGGAGGGACATCCACCAGAAGCTCCAGGCCCAAGGAGCGCCAGAGCTCGAGGACGCCGCCGCGCTCAGGAA ACAGCTGGTGGACAGATTCCACTGCTTGTCCTGCGATCGACCCGTCGTGAAGTACAGCCCCGGCCC GCAGGTGGTGACGCTGCCGTCCTCACCTGGGTTCCCTGCTCACAAGTCCATCCGGCCGTTCACTGTCTACGCCCTAGAGCAGTTCCGGCAGCACTACAGGAG CGAGCGTCTCCCCGAGCCGGCCGACTACAGTCACGTGACCATCACACGCAGCTGCGGGGGGAGTCACACCATCACCCCCGCCGGCCAGCGGCGCAGCGGCCTGCAATCCATGAAGCATCAGACGGAGGTGGACGGCACGACACAG TCAGAGGAAATTGACATCATCGGTCTGGACGGCCACATTTACAAAGGTCGTCTGAACGCCCCCGTCCTGAAGAATGCAGAAACCAAACTTCCCACAATTCCATCGAAAGAcg GTTCGTCCAAAGctaaagacagaaacaagtcatacaaaccagctgcttctccagaggCGGGGCTTAGCGGCCTTCATCCAATCAGTGCCAAGAGCGCCCATTGCAGCCGCTCAG CCTCCAGCAGCTCAGGCCGTGATTGGCCAGTTTCCGCTCTGGGCTGCACCTCCCACAGCTCCTTCACTCAGGCTTCGGCTGCTGCATGGAGCAACGCAGAGGCCGACCAGTAG
- the mfsd11 gene encoding UNC93-like protein MFSD11 codes for MNPDGKRLFNIIVLGFGFMFMFTAFQTCGNIEQTVIKSFNSTEFHGSGYTSMAIIYGVFSASNLIAPSVVALIGPQLSMFFSGLLYSGYIAVFIYPYTSSFYIGSVLVGIGAAVLWTAQGNVLAINSTDATIGRNSGIFWALLQFSLLFGNLYIYFAWHGHVHITDKDRQTVFISLTVISLVGCFLFFLIRNPDTDRDQSDASDSQLQAESSESNSSAPRSSLCSQALDAFVKACKMFVTKEMLLLSVSIGYTGLELTFYSGVYGTCIGAMTRFGQDAKSLIGISGICVGLGEILGGGVFGMLNKCNRYGRNPVVLLGLVTHFLAFYLILLNIAADAPIAPEAGTDLRSYITPSVGVAMFCSFLLGLGDSCFNTQLLSIIGFLFRDNSAPAFAVFKFIQSIMAALAFFYSNYLLLHWQLLILVLTGFLGSLTFFMAETVAASGRRESDYDSI; via the exons ATGAATCCCGATGGGAAGAGGTTGTTCAACATCATCGTCCTCGGCTTCGGCTTCATGTTCATGTTTACTGCTTTTCAAACATGCGGTAACATAGAG CAAACGGTTATCAAGAGCTTCAACAGCACCGAGTTCCACGGGAGCGGCTACACCAG CATGGCCATCATTTACGGCGTCTTCTCCGCATCCAACCTGATCGCTCCCTCGGTGGTGGCGCTCATCGGACCGCAGCTGTCCATGTTCTTCAGTGGGCTTCTGTACAG CGGCTACATCGCCGTCTTCATCTACCCGTACACCTCCAGCTTCTACATCGGCTCCGTGTTGGTGGGCATCGGAGCGGCGG TCCTGTGGACGGCTCAGGGAAACGTTCTCGCCATCAACTCCACCGACGCCACCATCGGGAGGAACAGCGGCATCTTCTGGGCGCTGCTGCAGTTCAG CTTACTGTTTGGAAACCTCTACATCTACTTCGCCTGGCACGGACACGTCCACATCACGG ACAAGGACCGGCAGACGGTGTTCATCTCGCTCACCGTCATCAGCCTGGTGGgctgtttcctcttcttcctgatcCGAAACCCCGACACCGATCGCGATCAGTCCGACGCCTCCGACTCGCAGCTGCAGGCCGAGTCCTCAGAGAGCAACTCCAG CGCTCCTCGCTCCAGCCTCTGCTCTCAGGCTCTGGACGCTTTCG TCAAAGCCTGTAAGATGTTCGTCACCAaagagatgctgctgctgagcgTCTCCATCGGTTACACAG GCCTAGAGCTGACTTTTTACAGCGGGGTGTACGGGACGTGCATCGGCGCCATGACGCGCTTTGGCCAAGACGCCAAGAGTCTCATCGGCATCTCCGGCATCTGCGTCGGCCTCGGGGAGATCTTAG GGGGGGGCGTGTTCGGGATGCTGAACAAATGCAACCGCTACGGGAGGAACCCGGTGGTGCTGCTGGGGCTCGTCACTCACTTCCTGGCCTTTTACCTGATTCTACTGAACATCGCCGCCGACGCTCCGATCGCCCCGGAGGCGGGAACGGACCTGCGGTCCTACATCACGCCCAG tgtcgGCGTGGCGATGTTCTGCAGCTTCCTGTTGGGTTTGGGCGACAGCTGCTTCAACACTCAGCTCCTCAGCATCATCGGCTTCCTGTTCCGGGACAACAGCGCTCCGGCCTTTGCCGTGTTCAAGTTCATCCAG TCCATCATGGCCGCCCTGGCCTTCTTCTACAGTAACTACCTGCTGCTGCACTGGCAGCTGCTCATCCTGGTCCTGACCGGCTTCCTGGGCTCGCTCACCTTCTTCATGGCCGAGACGGTGGCCGCGTCCGGCAGGAGGGAATCCGACTACGACAGCATCTGA